A window of Pseudochaenichthys georgianus chromosome 11, fPseGeo1.2, whole genome shotgun sequence genomic DNA:
ATCTCCACTTATCCACTTTTGGAGAGGCGTATACTGTAAATAGAGGTGTTGAGCTGTGTATGGCCCTTAGTTGGTTGGTTGATGGACAATTTTTCATTTAGCCTGTTCTCATATTTTCAGAGTAGGACACATGCCTCACATGCAATTGCATTACTTAAAGTAAATGATCAAATGTGTGAAAATACCATGGCAACAACAGAAGGAATAGTATAGGACTTGGTGCGTTTGTGGGCTTTTCACCTAATTGGTTTTATGACGCGAGTCAATAAGACATATAAATCTCATATTTAAATAGCACCTTGCTCACTTGAATTCTGAGTTGTGGTTTTATCTATTTGCAATTGTTTGTTGGTTAAAAAGGATTCCTCAGCTTTGAGAATTTCTGCTTTCTATTTCCAAGAGCAAGAAAACAATCTTAGTGCTTACTGACTGTGGCCTTGAAACCAAAATGGTATCTTACACAATTTGCCATTGCCCCTATaattttctgttgtttttaactaTGATTTtgattatttatatgtataataCTTGATAAGTCTTTGGATATGGATAGTCCATTTAAAAATGACACACAATTAACTTTATTAGGGGAGTACCGATAAGATTTAAAGCAGCAGAAGCGTATGGAATTGTAATTTGCAATGTAAGGTTGATGAAAATGTATTGAATGGATACTTATTCAGACTCTCACATTCAGGGGAAGTGATGATAACCCATACTTAAAATGGTCCTCATTTTGAAGTCAACGTGAAATCGGCTATAGGTTATTGCCGTATCACCCCTTTTTAACCATATTATTTGGATGCGTGGTAGATTTGCTGCCTTTAATTGGCATGACCTTTACAAGCCGTGACAGGTAACTCTAAGCATACAGATTCACACTTTCTTGATTTATCtgaaaatgtgtattttatttcaGTTTCAGCAGCCATTGTAGATTTTAAGATGTGAAGATGTCAAATGAACAATATTTTTAAACTGCCAATGGTTTGTCTTAATTTCCCATAACCATAATAAAACATCCCGAGAAAGACATTTGGACAGTGCTTTGTGAAAAGCTGTTTTATTAGCCATTTAATAACACCTCCATGAAGACAATTTGTACAAGATACATCACATTCTAAAGTGCACGAATACTGTACAACGAAAATGACTTAAATACGCAGGGATAAATTtaaaaatcacattttaaagaaaaaaagttgtaaaaaaaaaagttaaataaaaaaaaaaaaagggacatgcttttttcaaaaacaacaatcacTATGCATGTTTCTGCTCAGGTATGTGAGAGGGGATGGCCTGGGAAAATAACCTTGTGCAGCTTGCTTGGGGGGGGAACACTAAGCTTTGGCACCTttagagaaaagagaaaaaagacaTTAACAGGGAATGGAGAGCACTCAGTAATAAAACAAAGGAATTATATTTAAATTTCAATAGATACAGTCTTAGGGGCTTGTGTAGAATGCATAATAACCCATGCCTTTTGGGTTGTCCTTGTTGTACTCTTCTGTAGTCAAGTCCTCACACTTGATGGTTGGGGAGTTTTCTGTGCTTGAGCCCCCAGGGGACATCCTGCGCCTCTTACACACTGAGTACACGCCGGAATCGCTAGAGTCCACAGATTTCAGTGAGTGGGACGTCTCAATCCAGGTGGAGGCTGGCGGCGTGTTATCCTCAAGCAGCTTGTCTTTAGCGGCCCCCAGCTGGTCCTCCGTGAAGGCTGGGGGGCTCGGCCGAGGGGACCAGGGCAGGCCCGTGGTCATCTTGCGCTGGTAAGAGCTTCTGGTGCCCCAGCCCGCCGCCATGGAGGCGAAGGCCGAGTCTGGGTAGTAGCTGAGGGCGTGAGATGTCTGCAGGGACAGGGGCTTGATGCCGTAGGACAGCAGGCTACTGGTGGAATAGTCATTCTCATAGGACAGGTCCAGCTTGTTGGAGCCCGGCTGCTGGACCGGGGGGACGAACCAGCGCTGGGCAGAGGCCGCGGCACTGATGTCCTCACTCTGCGGGGAGAGGAGGCTGTTGGTTTGGGGTACGGCCCGTTCACTCGTGTAAAAGCGGTTCTGAGGCAGGTTGTTGACAAACTGGTCCTGAAAGAAAGGCTGCATGGCGTAGCGGGCCCCAGGCACGATTTGGGTGGAGCGAGGGGAGTCTGTAGGCGACGGAGTCAACCTGTCATTCTCTGGGGCCGTGTACATCCTGTTCCAACAAATGGGGAGAtagagaatacaaaataaatttgCTGCACAAATTCAGGGTCAGAGGTATGTGCACCCACAGGAAAAACGATAAACCGCACTGCTTGAAGTGTCAAATACTTACGAGTCATAGTTGTCCCGGAAGCCTTTTGCAAATGGGTTGTGATCTATCTTCAGCTGTGTGATCTGaaagaaaaagataaataatGCGTAAACAATGTGCATGTTAAAGCAAACACGTTCACTGTGGCTAAAGAGCAATTGCTCAAAATGATATCTTAAATTCAAATGAGTTGCATCTAAgcaaaacaaattgataatctaacaacatttattttgtaatacttACGTCTGTGTTCTGGTAGGCAGTGACGGCTATAAACTGGTTCTCTGGGAAGGTGAATGTTTGAGTTCTGGCCTCGTTGGTCATGTCCTCCACTCCGTCTTCCGTCACCTCCACAATGTGCAGTCGCGGCTGGTACTTGTGAAGCGACTGCATAACTATCATCTGCAGAAGAGAGAAGTGTGATGAGTGCAACGCTGCagattttaaaaacatgttctatgaaggctttttttttgtattccctATAAcatatttcagtgcttttttatatatatatatatatatatatatatattcaaaatATGGCAATCAAATGAGAAATATCATTAACATTATTTcagtaaataaaaacaacaatactttACACTCAATTAATGTGAGAATGTTAGAAAACAGTATCTAacctgtgtgttgttgttgttggcccCTTTGTTGTTGGTCAGCTTCAACTTGCCAAAAGAGATTTCTTGCCTCATCCAGTGAGCACCAGTGTTTGGAGATTCAGGATGAACATACATTTTGTTACCTGAAATTTAAATAGAGAAGTTATTAATATGACAAACAGAAATGTAGAGATTCTGTGTAAAGGATATAAACCTGCTTTTGACATTTAATATCAATGACTGTTAAAACattaactatatatatatatatatatatatatatgtatgtatatgtctCTTTTATATAGGCCTAATGTTTTATTCTATTAATGTCTTCATTACTTTTGGATGGAATATTAGTCAAATTCAATTATAACTACATTTGTTTTGAATTACTTTaatgaaaacaaaaaataattgcAATATAAAGATTCATGAAGGGAATTACTTAAAAAGAGTTCCACTgttctgttaaaaaaaactgCTAAAAAaggcaattttttttaaataaatgtcccTTATCTTTAAATCACaaggaaaaaaaacattttcaaatgtgttcaaaatgagtttttaaaAAAGAAGAAACAATTTCACACTTAAGTTAGTTTTCCGAGATGACTTGACtcttcaaataaaataaaaatgtagtcTTATTTTTTGCATCAAAAAACACAAACCCAAAACCTGTCAAATAATTTTACTAAAAAAGAATCAGGTAAAACTGTCTTTATTTCTAAAATAATCTTATTCTTAACACATGTTTAATTAACATATCGTCAAGCTGTTATTTCTAATAACGTTTTTTTCATTTcatgataataaaaaaagagtGTCCCACAGAAAGATATGTTTCGTTAGTTCTCCAACTTACCTTGCATATTATTGTCTGCTTTTCCACAAGTGACCCACTTTCCTCCCTGAAAGCGCCAGTGATTCGGATCAGCCAAAATAACTTCTACAAAGACATTGTAATGGGCCGTTAGGTTGAGTCCAGTGATGTTGAAACTGAGGAATGGGAACATCCGTCtggaaaataaaaacaggaataaATAGCTGTTCCCATGAAGCAGGAAGAAATGTTAAAACTAAACGTTGGTCTCTCATATCACATGTTGCAGAATGATTTTTCTAATATTCAATTTAAAATTAATTCAAATTCCATCTTTATCATGTTTAGCCTGTTATGGGATTGTCGATTTACAATTTACCAGAAACGAAACTTGAAATATAAAACGTCAAAAACCTATAATTTGCGTAAAGGGGGAGACTTGGATCGTGTGCGTAAAAATATTCCTCATGCGTAATAGGTGATATTAAAATCATAGATTTcttgaaaaacaaaaaaggataGAATGGCCAAATAAAAATATAAGCAAACGAAACATGTGTGTTGTGTTTAAATTGGGCCTTTAGAGCCTCGGGCAGCGCATCTGCTTACCTGCCCTGTTTGGTGATGATCATCTCGGTCTGGTGCCGGTGGAATTTCAGCCACAGAGGCCGGTTGCACAGATACACCTGCGCTCTGGCTCCAGCGGCAGACCCCGGCAGAGACATGGAGCCAATACCGGACCCCGTCCCGGGATAGGAGGGGTACAAACAGCCCGGACCCTGGCTGAACTGGTACCCTCCGCTGCTAAACTGGCTCCGGCCGGTGCACACGGACGAGGAGGAGAATCCTGTGGGCGGCAGGACGGATCCGTAGTGAAGCGAGGCCGGGTACCTGGAGCTGCTGGAGCCGGTGTACACTGAGCCGGTCTGTCCTGCGTAGGGGAAGAGGGAACAGGGGCTGGCCATGTCGGAACTCGTCTGGGAAGGCGAGATGAAGTATCTGTCAGAGCCGAGATCGTCTATGTTGTAACGCCGACCGCTCGTCAACTCGTCCTCGCCAAGCACAGGGGAGCCTTTCCTCCCATCGGGCCCCGTTTTAGTGAAAGTGTCCCCCTCTCCCTCGCCCAGCATCCCGTTCCCCACCACGCTCAGATATTTCTTAGGAGCGCTGCTAGACTCTGATTCCGCCCGGTCCACTTCTTGATAGTCGAGCTGCGATGATGGCCTCGGGCTGTTGTTGGCACTGTCCGATGAGGAAAGATTGTAAAAGGTCTTGGGTAAATTGATGCTGGCGCTGGGAAGGATGTTCTCTAGCTGCATTGTACAgatcttgaaataaataagaagAGTTTCAAGAGTTCCAGAGAGTGAATCTCGGCCAAGGAGGCGACACAACCGCCGGAGCCCGTGTTGTTTCTGTTTGTCTCCTTCCTTATACGAATGATGGAAGGAGGTTCAACCTTCTCCTCACCTACGGATTTTCAGATCAGATTATGGGCTGGACATGGGATGTTCAGCGGCTTTTATAAAATGTAGTTCTCCACACACCCAACGTATTGTAAGCGAGAGGGGAGGAGCTTTTGGAGAAGCATGCGGGGGCACCAGCCCTCTCCATAGCCAATGGTCGCACTACTCTAATTCAATTAGAAAGTCTGGCAGAAATAATATCAAGAGATATGTTGTCATGTGCGtcgttacatttatttttactcCCTAACCCTGCGTTTGGATGTCATCGATGTAAAGCAATCTCTCCACGCACCACACGTCCAATATAATATTTTTTATGTCAACATAAATGACAACAGATATTTAATTTGTTGTAAAATATGAGTGGAACATTATTTTTTAAGTGTTTCGGAGTGTTTCCTCCGAATTGAATGCATAGATTTAACACGAAATGAATCGCACCTCACCATTCCTTCACACTGCGCGCGCACAATCATTTTTACGTTCAACCTCTGCGTCAAGTCATCACTTTAAACACAAATTCAGATATATCTTGTCAGATCACTGCCACTCACTCACCCAGGAAGACTTTCCTCGATGAACAGCTAACCCCGAAACCACTCTGCTGTGCTAACACTCCAACACGTAAAAAAAGAATCACACGAGTGCACCTTATTTCCTATAATTGGCCTCCGTTGCCTCTTCCCCTTCCAGGTGTTCAGCCTTGACTCTGATAAAACTGTAAGACCGTCAAAACTGAATGAAAACGATTATCTGTCATTTGAAAAAACACGCCTTTGTATGTTGTGTTAATAATTTGTCTCTGCTTAAGAAACATAAATGGAGTAGGCCATAGTGTTTTTCCACACGCTTCCTTCTCCCTTTACCGTGTGAGAAATTATTTAATTACGTATTTGAACTGGAGCTTTATTTCTCTCTCACTAAAAAatagaaatgttttattttggtgGCTTGTTTTTAGCCAACCTTTGAATTATTGTTAAATGATACTCAACAAAAACATCCTCTATCGATTACCATTTAAGTGATTACATAGAAAATTGCTAAAAATATATTCGAAAAATTATAATTAGGACAAAAAAGATcggttatttaatttaaattaccTTGTATTATAAAATATGCACCGTTTAAATTGCATTCGCACGTTTCCAATATTTAAATGGGCTTCTAAATGGGAATGAGCTCTCTGAATACAGACGAAAGAAGGTTAtttttctgtctttcttttggCATTTTAAGTAACAGAAGGGTTAACGAAAAAGGAGCAGAACAACAATGTTTTGGTTAATAATTTTTAACTTAAGCCACTGAAATTCAAACAGTATACAGAATGTTTACAGCTGGCAGGGGGTCCCACAcgagaaaaataaagaatgctgtAACACTGCACATGAACCGCACACATACCGTCAAAGAAAGGATGAAGATAACAACATATGTATATAACATCATCAATTATTGAACAATAattcaaaaacaaaataaaaatatgtttgCTGAATATTAAGCAATTTATGATTGCGTCTGACACTCTCACACccaataagacacacacacacacacacacacacacacacacacacacacacacacgcacacacgcacacacacacacacacacacacacacacacacacacacacacacacacacacacacacacacacacacacacacacacacgaaagaAAGATCGAAAGCTCCCGAAACCACAATAATCAAAGAAACATATCGCACAGCAAACGTCGTGCTTACTGCCCTGAGGCCTGAGAAGAAGCAGTGGCACCTGGACAGCGCCCTCTAGTGACAGGTCTTGGTAAATAGTTCACGTTCCCATTGTTGATTATATTAAAGTATGGCAACATTGTATGGGAGCAGCATGCAGACCGTTAACTCTCACTTATTCCGCTCGCCTCTCACTTTACATCATCTTCAACTGCAGTGAACTCAGCCCGTGCCTGTGTTGCATGTGTGTGCTTTTGCCTGTGTCTGGGcagtttgtgcatgtgtgtgcatgtgtgtctcAAAGTAAGCTGGAGGGAGTGTAGGGGGTGAGATGAATTTGGGGAAAATGGGGATACAGATCTGTGAAAAGCTGAGGGAGAATCTCTGCTGGAGGCAGATTGGCTGGTGTCATAAATGGGACAGTAGGGCTGGCTATTGGGCCATCAGGGGACCCGAGCTACATGCACACAGCACACAATCTGTCAATCAAACCGAGACCCTTCCCAGACTGCTGCCCAGAGACGACAACAGCAAACATTTGACAATAGAgattaagcttcttttaaaatgactcaaacgcagttctattatttattttgacCTGTCTCTCAACAGAAAATCTCACGTATCTGCGGGATACCCATATCGTGATTTTCACCAATCACCTCCTTCTTTTCTGTGCTTTTTGTAACACATGCAGAATTCCTCAGGGGGGAGATTTCAAGAAGAAGCCACCAGAACAGCTTTGGGTTTCTGTGAAATAGAGTCACTCTAATTCCAATTTAACTAAATCCACATCTAGGAATGTTGTGAATGCCATTTGtctttgaatccaaaatacttGGAGTGAATTTGCTTCGATGCAATAGGTAACATTAACAAGCATTGGAAATATGCATGACGGGGATCATTATGTAAACTTCCAGTAATGAAGCATCATGCACTTTTTGCCATTCTGTCCGTCCTTTCAAGTCTCCTCttgctctcacacacatgcacagcagAGGTGCCACTCTCTTGACTCAGTGTTGCTACAGGCTGTCATTCTATAGTTAGACAATCTATACTTCAAAGGAAGCTGCATTTGTATTCGCAACAAAGTCTTGCATTTCCCACCTGAGCTGTCAACGCCTCATTAGTGCAATCCTCTTTTCCTTATTTATTGAGAGCTTCTATAATAGGCAAATTCCTAATTGGGGAAAGTATTTTTTAACAGGACAATTTGGTCTTTATGCCACCTGCACATTCCCAGCCTCTGTGATTATTTTACAATCTCAGATATAAGTCAAGTGAAATTATCTTTGCATGAATTATTTCACAACTTTACAGCGATGTTTCACAGACGATTACAGAGAATCGCAGTAAAACCAACTCAGTGCTGTAGTTTTAATGGCCGTGTTCTAAAATAGTTGGTTTTCTAAAGTGACCCCAAAGCCTCGTTTGccatttgaaaacaaaataaatgtgatttacaaACCACCTATAAATAAGCTAATTCCAAATGAGGTGGATGTTTAGGTCGGCTCATAAAGGAACTGCTACTTGTGACCTGTCAGCATGTTTCTTGACCGCCTATAAAAGTCCAAGTGTGTCTGAGATGACCCCCCTTGGCCCCAGGCCAGATCCCGCACGACAGGGGAAGGGAAGTCTTACCATATTGTTGTCAGAGTAGATCATCAACAGTGCACATGAAAGGAATACATTCCAGGTTTTATGGGCCAAGGTGGCCGTTGAAGCCTTTGCTCAGGAGTGAATTCATGTACCCCATTGCAAGGATTAATAACGCAAGTCTCATTAGAGATCCTCGCCACGGAGCCCCCTGGAGGGAGGGGTGCTGGGAACAGAACCGAGTGCAATGTGCACCATGCCAGCGCTGCGCTCCTCCGCAAATCATCATCCTCAAGAGCATTTTTATTGGAAAGAATTTATTTCACAAGTTTATCAAAGATGTCCCTCCGTATATTTTCCAGTGTGCGGGGATTACCTACATTTAATCAAAGCAGTAGCTTTTACAGGAGGACAGCTTATGTTACAGACATGCTGCTGTTTTCAAAGATACAAAGTGACAGCTTTCATGAATTGCCATTTGGGTATTGCTTTCATCAATTACTCTCTCTTCCTTATTTCCTTGTCCCCGCCATTTTCTTCATGATTTAAACAGCACAAGGTATTCCCTCTAGCCTGGACCAATTGTATTTGTATAAATAAGGGCTGCACATTTGTGTTGTAATGCATTATTTGAACCTATACTCAAAGAACATTAGTATATGTAAAGTATATTCATGTTTGATGTCATTTCGGATGTCATTCTAGCAAATGATCATGAAATGGGAATCTTCTCCATCTGCAACCAGTCAGTGAGAGAGACCCGCGGGAATTCTCTCTATATATGCAGCACGTTTGAATTCCTCAAAATACATTAAAGTACGCCAGATTGCATAAA
This region includes:
- the eomesa gene encoding eomesodermin homolog a isoform X2, which encodes MQLENILPSASINLPKTFYNLSSSDSANNSPRPSSQLDYQEVDRAESESSSAPKKYLSVVGNGMLGEGEGDTFTKTGPDGRKGSPVLGEDELTSGRRYNIDDLGSDRYFISPSQTSSDMASPCSLFPYAGQTGSVYTGSSSSRYPASLHYGSVLPPTGFSSSSVCTGRSQFSSGGYQFSQGPGCLYPSYPGTGSGIGSMSLPGSAAGARAQVYLCNRPLWLKFHRHQTEMIITKQGRRMFPFLSFNITGLNLTAHYNVFVEVILADPNHWRFQGGKWVTCGKADNNMQGNKMYVHPESPNTGAHWMRQEISFGKLKLTNNKGANNNNTQMIVMQSLHKYQPRLHIVEVTEDGVEDMTNEARTQTFTFPENQFIAVTAYQNTDITQLKIDHNPFAKGFRDNYDSMYTAPENDRLTPSPTDSPRSTQIVPGARYAMQPFFQDQFVNNLPQNRFYTSERAVPQTNSLLSPQSEDISAAASAQRWFVPPVQQPGSNKLDLSYENDYSTSSLLSYGIKPLSLQTSHALSYYPDSAFASMAAGWGTRSSYQRKMTTGLPWSPRPSPPAFTEDQLGAAKDKLLEDNTPPASTWIETSHSLKSVDSSDSGVYSVCKRRRMSPGGSSTENSPTIKCEDLTTEEYNKDNPKGAKA
- the eomesa gene encoding eomesodermin homolog a isoform X1, translated to MQLENILPSASINLPKTFYNLSSSDSANNSPRPSSQLDYQEVDRAESESSSAPKKYLSVVGNGMLGEGEGDTFTKTGPDGRKGSPVLGEDELTSGRRYNIDDLGSDRYFISPSQTSSDMASPCSLFPYAGQTGSVYTGSSSSRYPASLHYGSVLPPTGFSSSSVCTGRSQFSSGGYQFSQGPGCLYPSYPGTGSGIGSMSLPGSAAGARAQVYLCNRPLWLKFHRHQTEMIITKQGRRMFPFLSFNITGLNLTAHYNVFVEVILADPNHWRFQGGKWVTCGKADNNMQGNKMYVHPESPNTGAHWMRQEISFGKLKLTNNKGANNNNTQMIVMQSLHKYQPRLHIVEVTEDGVEDMTNEARTQTFTFPENQFIAVTAYQNTDITQLKIDHNPFAKGFRDNYDSMYTAPENDRLTPSPTDSPRSTQIVPGARYAMQPFFQDQFVNNLPQNRFYTSERAVPQTNSLLSPQSEDISAAASAQRWFVPPVQQPGSNKLDLSYENDYSTSSLLSYGIKPLSLQTSHALSYYPDSAFASMAAGWGTRSSYQRKMTTGLPWSPRPSPPAFTEDQLGAAKDKLLEDNTPPASTWIETSHSLKSVDSSDSGVYSVCKRRRMSPGGSSTENSPTIKCEDLTTEEYNKDNPKGMGYYAFYTSP